One window of the Candidatus Binataceae bacterium genome contains the following:
- the gspF gene encoding type II secretion system inner membrane protein GspF — translation MPVFAYRGLAANGRSVTGVVDADSVRTARGKLRDRGIFPTELAEAEQAVRRSLSDYLPSFGRRIPPSELSLLTRQLSSLLGAGVQLVDALAALADQSARAVTKRLLSQIRERVREGTSLGDALAAHPDTFSDLYIGMVRAGEAAGALETVLNRVADFSESQAEFKAKVTHALTYPIIMVCVGSAIMFFLMGYVVPQVATIFQQNNAALPLPTVILIAISNFVSNYWMVLLLAIAAIVAAVTYALSTRRGRRLYDTWLLRIPYIGGTVTRVLCARFSRTLATMLQSGVQLLPALASVKHVITNALLADTIEQSRTSIREGHGMTHPLAQSGLFPPLLIEMIRVGERTGEVESMLERVADTYEREVERSLNQLTTLLEPLMTLAMAGIILFMMLAILLPIFQLNQLMK, via the coding sequence ATGCCTGTTTTCGCCTATCGCGGATTGGCCGCCAATGGCCGCTCGGTGACCGGCGTCGTCGATGCCGACAGCGTGCGCACCGCGCGCGGCAAGTTGCGCGATCGCGGCATCTTCCCCACCGAACTCGCCGAAGCGGAGCAGGCGGTCAGGCGCAGCCTGAGCGACTACCTGCCCTCTTTCGGCCGGCGCATCCCGCCCTCCGAACTTTCCCTCCTGACGCGCCAGCTAAGCTCGCTGCTTGGCGCCGGCGTGCAGCTGGTTGACGCGCTCGCCGCGCTTGCCGATCAGTCGGCGCGGGCGGTGACCAAACGTCTGCTCTCGCAGATCCGTGAGCGCGTACGCGAGGGAACATCGCTCGGCGACGCGCTCGCGGCCCATCCTGACACCTTTTCCGACCTGTACATCGGGATGGTGCGGGCTGGCGAGGCGGCCGGAGCGCTCGAAACCGTGCTCAACCGCGTAGCCGATTTCAGCGAGAGCCAGGCCGAGTTCAAGGCCAAGGTGACCCATGCGCTGACCTACCCGATAATCATGGTCTGCGTCGGCAGCGCGATCATGTTTTTCCTGATGGGTTACGTGGTCCCCCAGGTCGCGACCATCTTCCAGCAGAACAACGCCGCGCTGCCGCTCCCCACGGTCATCCTGATTGCGATCTCGAATTTCGTTTCGAACTATTGGATGGTCCTGCTGCTGGCAATCGCCGCAATCGTCGCCGCCGTGACGTACGCGCTCTCGACGCGGCGCGGACGGCGCCTTTATGACACCTGGCTCCTGCGGATACCGTATATCGGCGGCACGGTGACGCGAGTACTGTGCGCGCGTTTTTCACGCACACTCGCGACGATGCTGCAAAGCGGCGTACAGTTGCTGCCCGCACTCGCCTCGGTCAAGCACGTGATTACCAACGCGCTGCTCGCCGACACCATCGAGCAAAGCCGCACCTCGATTCGCGAGGGACACGGGATGACTCATCCGCTCGCCCAGAGCGGGCTGTTCCCGCCGCTCTTGATCGAGATGATCCGCGTGGGCGAGCGCACGGGCGAGGTCGAGTCGATGCTCGAGCGGGTGGCCGACACCTATGAGCGCGAGGTCGAGCGCTCGCTCAACCAGTTGACGACGCTGCTGGAACCCCTGATGACCTTGGCGATGGCGGGGATTATCCTGTTCATGATGCTGGCGATCCTGCTGCCGATATTCCAGTTGAACCAGTTGATGAAATGA
- a CDS encoding prepilin-type N-terminal cleavage/methylation domain-containing protein encodes MSARLAHGRPALLPPCRSLSRGFTLIEIMLAVAILGVIMVILAGSFHAVAAGKTHAEGRLLSNREARAVLAQLTNELHGAVQTPLIASHVLLVGQGRMLNGAPFDNLIISTLDPGHRRSISTFGAEEMISYTGQANPDHQGWYMLMRQQQSALLGATAGIRVPPPMVLAANVLSFHVRFFNGNIWLENWNSGSLPPGMQLPQAIAIDLVLAGPGGAPLELATQITLPMAFTQW; translated from the coding sequence ATGTCCGCACGCTTGGCCCACGGCCGCCCTGCGCTGCTGCCGCCCTGCCGCTCGCTGAGCCGCGGCTTCACGCTCATCGAGATCATGCTCGCGGTGGCGATCCTCGGGGTGATCATGGTGATTCTCGCGGGCTCGTTTCATGCCGTGGCTGCGGGCAAAACGCACGCCGAAGGCCGCCTGCTGAGCAACCGGGAAGCGCGCGCGGTGCTGGCTCAATTGACCAACGAGCTGCACGGCGCGGTCCAGACGCCGCTCATCGCGAGCCACGTGCTGCTGGTCGGGCAGGGACGGATGCTGAACGGCGCGCCGTTCGACAACCTGATCATCTCGACTCTCGACCCCGGCCATCGCCGCAGCATCAGCACTTTCGGCGCCGAGGAGATGATTTCCTATACCGGCCAGGCCAACCCCGATCACCAGGGATGGTACATGCTGATGCGCCAGCAGCAGAGCGCGCTGCTCGGCGCCACCGCAGGCATCAGGGTTCCACCGCCGATGGTGCTCGCGGCCAACGTACTGTCGTTTCACGTGCGCTTTTTCAACGGCAACATCTGGCTGGAGAACTGGAACTCAGGGAGCCTGCCTCCCGGTATGCAGCTTCCGCAGGCAATCGCGATCGACCTGGTGCTGGCAGGTCCCGGCGGCGCGCCGTTAGAGCTCGCGACCCAGATCACCCTGCCGATGGCGTTCACGCAATGGTAG
- the gspE gene encoding type II secretion system ATPase GspE has protein sequence MATAKKTFESILLDRSWVSEQDLERARQRKKPGQDLADVLVDMGALEPQRLARALAQEYWLPFQAHVDEHAIDSALLGKVPINYAKKNGVLPLSGDGHSVTVAISDPANYEPLDDLRMLFGMPVHPVVVPTEVLTDAINRSYDQATTTTAQDLMIDLEEDRLDVVANELAQEPLDLLDSDDAAPIIKLVNGLLSQAVKDRASDIHVEPFERELMVRFRVDGMLYDVISPPKRFQPAITSRVKVMAGLNIAEKRLPQDGRIRLRVAGRDIDIRVSTIPTAFGERIVLRLLDRAQALVDLNLDRLGFTGDNLARIDRLIRQSHGIILATGPTGSGKTTSLYACLARINSPEKNIITIEDPIEYQLRGIGQMQVNPKIELTFASGLRSILRQDPDVIMVGEIRDSETAEIAIHAALTGHLVFSTLHTNDSFGALTRLVDMGIEPFLVSSSILAVVAQRLVRMVCPTCREPYTPTPAELTRIGVHPEDLKGPLYRPSANGCRACRNTGYRGRTAIQELMLMDDEVRTLVMQKADAATIRRACTSRGMKLLRQNGAERVLQGETTVEELLRVTQEDIL, from the coding sequence ATGGCGACGGCAAAGAAGACTTTCGAATCAATTCTCTTGGACCGTTCCTGGGTATCCGAACAGGACCTGGAACGCGCGCGCCAGCGCAAGAAGCCGGGGCAGGACCTCGCCGACGTGCTGGTCGATATGGGGGCGCTCGAGCCGCAGCGACTGGCGCGGGCGCTCGCGCAGGAATACTGGCTGCCCTTTCAAGCCCATGTCGACGAGCATGCGATCGATTCGGCGTTGCTCGGCAAAGTGCCGATCAATTACGCCAAGAAAAACGGCGTCCTGCCGCTTAGCGGCGACGGCCATAGCGTGACTGTCGCGATTTCCGACCCGGCCAACTACGAGCCGCTCGACGACCTGCGCATGCTGTTCGGGATGCCGGTGCATCCGGTGGTCGTGCCGACCGAAGTGCTGACCGACGCGATCAATCGCTCGTACGACCAGGCCACCACCACGACCGCGCAGGACCTGATGATCGACCTCGAAGAGGATCGCCTGGACGTCGTCGCCAACGAACTCGCGCAGGAGCCGCTCGACCTCCTCGACTCCGACGACGCTGCGCCGATCATCAAGCTGGTCAACGGCTTGCTCTCGCAGGCGGTCAAGGACCGCGCGAGCGACATCCACGTCGAGCCGTTCGAGCGCGAGCTGATGGTGCGATTCCGCGTCGACGGCATGCTCTACGACGTGATCTCGCCGCCCAAGCGCTTTCAGCCGGCGATAACCTCACGGGTCAAGGTCATGGCTGGCCTCAACATCGCCGAAAAGCGCCTGCCGCAAGACGGACGCATCCGCCTGCGCGTGGCCGGCCGCGACATCGACATCCGCGTCTCGACCATTCCGACCGCCTTCGGCGAGCGGATTGTGCTCCGCCTGCTCGACCGCGCGCAGGCACTGGTCGATCTCAATCTCGATCGGCTCGGCTTCACGGGCGACAACCTGGCGCGTATCGATCGGCTGATTCGCCAAAGCCACGGCATCATTCTGGCGACCGGACCTACCGGATCGGGCAAGACCACTTCGCTCTATGCCTGTCTCGCGCGGATCAATTCCCCCGAGAAAAACATCATCACGATCGAAGACCCGATCGAGTACCAGTTGCGCGGCATCGGCCAGATGCAGGTCAATCCGAAGATCGAACTCACTTTCGCAAGCGGCCTGCGCTCGATCCTGCGCCAGGACCCTGACGTGATCATGGTCGGCGAAATCCGCGACAGCGAAACCGCCGAAATCGCGATCCACGCGGCGCTGACCGGCCATCTGGTCTTCTCGACCCTCCATACCAACGACTCCTTCGGCGCGCTGACCCGGCTGGTCGACATGGGAATCGAGCCGTTCCTGGTCTCCTCGTCGATCCTGGCGGTAGTCGCGCAGCGCCTGGTTCGAATGGTCTGCCCGACCTGCCGCGAGCCTTACACGCCGACCCCCGCCGAACTCACACGCATCGGGGTGCATCCCGAGGACCTGAAGGGCCCGCTCTACCGTCCGTCGGCCAACGGATGCCGCGCCTGCCGCAATACCGGATACCGCGGCCGAACCGCCATCCAGGAGCTGATGCTGATGGACGACGAGGTTCGCACGCTCGTGATGCAGAAGGCGGACGCGGCGACGATCCGGCGCGCCTGCACCTCGCGCGGGATGAAGCTCCTGCGCCAGAACGGCGCCGAGCGTGTGCTGCAGGGCGAGACCACCGTCGAAGAGCTGTTGCGCGTGACGCAGGAAGATATTCTGTAG
- the gspI gene encoding type II secretion system minor pseudopilin GspI, translated as MSASFTRAAQDCAGVPKLRKEIARAAGRGFTLLEVLIAIAVLGIAMLALLSLEHQDLQSVVRGQEMTRAAMLAQAVMTQAELERFPPLGTSSGNFDQMYAGQYPGFRWTRSVEPSGNFPDLRKVEIHVIYGPRLGRDYGLVEFLHNPVPQLATPQSQAPQNPALQGSQPPAEAPGAAPVD; from the coding sequence ATGAGCGCCTCTTTCACGCGCGCCGCGCAGGATTGCGCCGGTGTCCCGAAGCTGCGCAAAGAGATCGCGCGCGCCGCCGGCCGCGGCTTCACCCTGCTCGAGGTTCTGATCGCGATCGCCGTGCTTGGCATCGCAATGCTCGCGCTGCTGTCGCTGGAGCATCAGGACCTTCAAAGCGTTGTGCGCGGACAGGAAATGACGCGCGCGGCGATGCTCGCGCAGGCGGTGATGACGCAGGCCGAGCTGGAGCGCTTTCCGCCGCTCGGCACCAGCAGCGGCAACTTCGACCAGATGTATGCCGGCCAGTATCCCGGTTTCCGTTGGACCCGCTCCGTCGAACCGTCGGGAAACTTCCCCGATCTGCGCAAAGTCGAAATCCACGTCATTTACGGCCCGCGCCTGGGCCGCGACTACGGGCTGGTCGAGTTCCTGCACAATCCGGTGCCGCAGTTAGCGACGCCGCAGAGTCAGGCGCCGCAGAACCCGGCGCTGCAGGGCTCGCAACCGCCGGCGGAAGCGCCCGGCGCGGCGCCGGTGGATTGA
- the gspG gene encoding type II secretion system major pseudopilin GspG: protein MDSMPRRRRFAPGFTLIEIMVVILILGLLATIVVQSLRGATDKAKRTKAQADISELKTALDRYYLDNGYYPTSDQGLTALVSPPTGGRQPANYEQGGYIEKIPLDPWGTSYFYQSDGNAYVLKSFGADGKPGGTGKDEDIDGSSS, encoded by the coding sequence ATGGATTCAATGCCGCGGCGGCGCAGGTTCGCGCCGGGCTTCACGCTGATCGAGATCATGGTGGTGATCCTGATTCTCGGGCTCCTCGCCACGATCGTGGTGCAGAGCCTCAGAGGCGCCACCGACAAGGCCAAGCGCACCAAGGCCCAGGCCGACATCTCCGAGCTGAAGACAGCGCTCGACCGCTATTATCTGGACAACGGCTACTATCCGACCAGCGACCAGGGCCTGACGGCGCTGGTCAGTCCGCCGACCGGCGGCCGCCAGCCCGCCAACTACGAGCAGGGCGGCTACATCGAAAAGATTCCGCTCGATCCGTGGGGCACCTCCTACTTCTACCAGAGCGACGGCAACGCCTACGTGCTCAAATCGTTCGGCGCCGACGGCAAGCCCGGAGGCACCGGCAAGGACGAGGATATCGACGGCAGTTCGTCGTGA
- a CDS encoding type II secretion system protein: MSRIRFKLALADDRPPAIRPRRGASPTRHPAMRAASGFTLLEIAVVIFIMGLVMTLAIPYLGGFHGAQLKSESRRLAGRANYLYDQASIEKVIYKMTFDLDNNSYFVMRLDPYAPQPQFIPYSGSWGFQVAMPPGLKLRDVSVEGIGGVKIGSISCQFYPDGYVDATVIHIVTVSGEVMTLSFNPLTGNVAIESGDLPPIRALAANQ; encoded by the coding sequence GTGAGCCGAATCCGTTTCAAGCTCGCGCTGGCGGATGACCGTCCGCCGGCCATTCGTCCGCGGCGCGGCGCGAGTCCTACCCGGCACCCCGCGATGCGCGCCGCTTCCGGCTTCACCCTGCTCGAAATCGCGGTCGTCATCTTCATCATGGGGCTGGTAATGACGCTCGCGATCCCCTACCTGGGAGGTTTCCACGGCGCGCAGCTCAAGAGCGAGTCGCGCCGCCTGGCCGGCAGGGCCAATTATCTTTACGACCAGGCCTCGATCGAGAAGGTCATCTACAAGATGACCTTCGACCTCGACAACAACAGCTACTTCGTCATGCGCCTGGATCCCTATGCGCCTCAGCCTCAGTTCATTCCCTATAGCGGGTCCTGGGGTTTCCAGGTCGCGATGCCGCCAGGGCTGAAGCTCCGCGACGTCTCGGTCGAGGGCATCGGCGGCGTAAAGATTGGCTCGATTAGCTGCCAGTTCTACCCCGACGGCTACGTGGACGCGACGGTGATCCACATCGTCACGGTCTCGGGCGAGGTCATGACGCTCAGTTTCAATCCGCTGACCGGCAACGTCGCGATCGAAAGCGGCGACCTGCCGCCGATACGGGCGCTCGCGGCGAATCAATGA
- a CDS encoding putative glycolipid-binding domain-containing protein: METIIVARWQGWSGKGIEHTVLRCTDNSNSADGVVIGIAEGENFAATYQIRCNASWTPEHASVEIVGERRQAEFASNGRGQWTDGSGNALPALDGAIDIDLSVSPVTNTLPIRRLNLTKGSSAEIRVAYVHFPDLAIVCDPQRYTCLELLRRYRYESLDSDFVREIEVDENGRVVTYPGLFKRLV; the protein is encoded by the coding sequence ATGGAGACGATCATTGTCGCGCGGTGGCAGGGTTGGTCCGGCAAGGGAATCGAGCATACCGTCCTCAGATGCACCGATAACTCGAATAGCGCGGACGGGGTCGTAATCGGTATCGCCGAGGGCGAGAATTTCGCGGCCACCTATCAAATTCGATGCAACGCCTCGTGGACTCCGGAGCACGCGTCGGTCGAGATTGTTGGTGAGCGACGCCAGGCGGAATTCGCAAGCAACGGTCGCGGGCAATGGACCGACGGGTCGGGCAATGCTCTGCCCGCGCTCGACGGCGCGATCGATATAGACCTTTCGGTGAGCCCGGTTACCAACACCCTGCCGATTCGTCGCCTGAACCTGACCAAAGGAAGTTCCGCAGAAATCCGGGTCGCATACGTGCACTTCCCCGACCTCGCGATCGTATGCGACCCCCAGCGGTACACCTGCCTCGAGCTGCTGCGTCGCTACAGATACGAATCGCTGGACAGCGACTTCGTCCGCGAGATTGAGGTTGACGAGAACGGTCGGGTTGTTACCTATCCGGGCCTGTTCAAACGTCTTGTCTGA